One Brevibacterium spongiae DNA segment encodes these proteins:
- the adh gene encoding aldehyde dehydrogenase, translating to MAVYSAPGTDGSLVTFKPRYENYIGGEWVPPKDGNYFENITPVTGQVFTEIPSSTADDVETALDAAWAAAPTWGKTSVAERANILLKIADRIEANLEMLAVAETWDNGKGIREPLAADLPLAVDHFRYFAGAIRAQEGGLSQIDDDTVAYHFHEPLGVVGQIIPWNFPLLMATWKLAPALAAGNCVVLKPAEQTPASILVLAELIGDLLPPGVLNIINGFGVEAGKPLASNKRIRKIAFTGETTTGRLIMQYASQNIIPVTLELGGKSPNIFFDDVMAADDSFRDKALEGFAMFALNQGEVCTCPSRALVQDSIFDDFVAAGVERVRAIKQGNPLDTDTQVGAQASNDQFEKIMSYLKIGRDEGAEVLIGGDKAELDGDLSGGFYIQPTIFKGTNTMRIFQEEIFGPVVALTSFSDYDDAIKTANDTLYGLGAGVWARTGNTAYRAGRAIQAGRVWVNNYHAYPAHAAFGGYKSSGIGRENHKMMLDHYQQTKNLLVSYSENAQGFF from the coding sequence ATGGCAGTCTACTCAGCACCCGGTACCGACGGTTCTCTCGTCACGTTCAAGCCACGCTACGAGAACTACATCGGTGGGGAGTGGGTGCCGCCGAAGGACGGCAACTACTTCGAGAACATCACCCCTGTCACCGGTCAGGTCTTCACCGAGATCCCCAGCTCCACCGCCGATGACGTCGAGACCGCCCTCGACGCGGCATGGGCGGCGGCACCGACCTGGGGCAAGACCTCGGTCGCCGAACGCGCGAACATCCTGCTCAAGATCGCCGACCGGATCGAAGCCAACCTCGAGATGCTCGCCGTCGCGGAAACGTGGGACAACGGCAAGGGCATCCGTGAACCGCTGGCCGCAGATCTCCCGCTGGCCGTCGACCATTTCCGCTACTTCGCCGGGGCCATCCGCGCTCAAGAAGGCGGACTGTCGCAGATCGACGACGACACCGTCGCCTACCACTTCCATGAGCCTCTCGGCGTCGTCGGACAGATCATCCCCTGGAACTTCCCGCTGCTCATGGCCACCTGGAAGTTGGCTCCTGCCCTCGCCGCCGGCAACTGCGTCGTCCTCAAACCCGCCGAGCAGACTCCGGCCTCGATCCTCGTGCTCGCCGAACTCATCGGAGACCTGCTGCCTCCCGGTGTCCTCAACATCATCAACGGCTTCGGCGTCGAAGCCGGCAAACCGCTGGCGTCGAACAAACGCATCCGCAAGATCGCGTTCACCGGCGAGACGACGACCGGTCGCCTGATCATGCAGTACGCCTCGCAGAACATCATCCCGGTGACCCTGGAGCTCGGAGGCAAATCGCCGAACATCTTCTTCGACGACGTCATGGCGGCCGACGACAGCTTCCGAGACAAAGCGCTCGAAGGCTTCGCGATGTTCGCGCTCAACCAGGGCGAGGTCTGCACCTGCCCGTCCCGTGCCCTCGTCCAAGACTCGATCTTCGATGACTTCGTCGCCGCGGGCGTCGAACGTGTGCGGGCCATCAAACAGGGCAACCCGCTCGACACCGACACCCAGGTCGGCGCACAGGCCTCGAACGACCAGTTCGAGAAGATCATGTCCTACCTGAAGATCGGCCGTGACGAAGGCGCCGAGGTGCTCATCGGCGGCGACAAGGCCGAACTCGACGGCGACCTCTCCGGCGGGTTCTACATCCAGCCGACGATCTTCAAGGGCACGAACACGATGCGCATCTTCCAGGAGGAGATCTTCGGACCCGTCGTGGCCCTGACCTCGTTCTCCGACTACGACGACGCCATCAAAACCGCCAACGACACCCTCTACGGCCTCGGCGCCGGAGTCTGGGCCCGCACCGGCAATACCGCCTACCGGGCCGGACGCGCCATCCAGGCCGGCCGCGTGTGGGTGAACAACTATCACGCCTACCCGGCCCATGCGGCCTTCGGCGGATACAAGTCCTCGGGCATCGGACGTGAGAACCACAAGATGATGCTCGACCACTACCAGCAGACGAAGAACCTGCTGGTCAGCTACTCCGAAAACGCACAAGGATTCTTCTGA
- a CDS encoding GNAT family N-acetyltransferase, producing the protein MDIRPYDPADSEALGALFARAGEGSPTGTLWGDPESEADVYLTPYLRHDPASVLLAWERSGPVGYLAGCLDTAAFPREDKLIGDAISARRIMRRPSSAAFFARSAVDVVRDRLRHLPTAGELIDPRWPAHLHINVGPESRGTGAGAALMEAWIERLRDQSVPGCHLQTIVENRGAVNFFERSGFRRHGATPTVPGIRWQGGRVHQQTMVQEF; encoded by the coding sequence GTGGACATCAGGCCTTACGATCCGGCTGATAGCGAAGCGCTCGGTGCGCTCTTCGCGCGAGCAGGAGAGGGCTCGCCCACAGGTACGCTGTGGGGAGATCCTGAGTCCGAGGCCGATGTCTATCTGACTCCGTATCTTCGCCACGACCCTGCATCGGTCCTACTCGCGTGGGAGCGGTCGGGACCGGTCGGATACTTGGCCGGATGCCTCGACACCGCAGCGTTTCCTCGCGAAGACAAGCTCATCGGTGATGCCATTTCGGCTCGACGAATCATGCGCAGACCATCCTCGGCGGCCTTCTTTGCACGCAGTGCGGTGGACGTTGTACGCGATCGGCTGCGCCACCTCCCCACGGCCGGCGAACTCATCGACCCCCGTTGGCCGGCTCATCTGCACATCAATGTCGGCCCCGAGTCACGCGGAACTGGGGCCGGGGCCGCACTCATGGAGGCGTGGATCGAACGACTGCGGGACCAGAGTGTTCCCGGATGCCATCTGCAGACCATCGTCGAGAATCGCGGAGCGGTGAATTTCTTCGAGCGCTCGGGCTTCCGCAGGCACGGTGCGACCCCGACGGTTCCCGGCATCCGTTGGCAGGGCGGCCGAGTGCATCAGCAGACGATGGTGCAGGAATTCTGA
- a CDS encoding GNAT family N-acetyltransferase — protein MTQTEWTAHRDEVVPEDVERLLATVPEWFGRPESNAEYIGDARTMETWTVRDDDDRVAGVTLVTHHFPQTSEIHFTVVDRSFHGRGVGTAMVEAICADLRTRGVRLLEVKTLGPSKVDENYARTRHFYEKMGFLPLEETALWGADTPCLIMVKPVAHPALDDQGTRGG, from the coding sequence ATGACTCAGACCGAATGGACGGCGCACCGCGACGAGGTGGTCCCCGAGGATGTCGAGCGATTGCTGGCAACCGTGCCGGAATGGTTCGGCCGGCCCGAGTCGAATGCTGAATACATCGGCGATGCACGCACCATGGAGACGTGGACGGTGCGCGATGACGATGACCGGGTCGCCGGCGTCACGCTGGTGACGCACCATTTCCCGCAGACCAGCGAGATCCACTTCACCGTCGTCGACCGCTCTTTCCACGGTAGGGGAGTCGGGACTGCGATGGTCGAGGCGATCTGCGCCGACCTCCGGACTCGCGGGGTGCGATTGCTGGAAGTGAAGACCCTCGGGCCGTCGAAGGTCGATGAGAACTATGCCCGCACCCGTCACTTCTACGAGAAGATGGGCTTCCTGCCGCTGGAGGAGACCGCCCTGTGGGGAGCGGACACGCCTTGCCTGATCATGGTGAAGCCCGTGGCACACCCTGCTCTGGACGATCAGGGGACGAGGGGCGGTTGA
- a CDS encoding alkylhydroperoxidase domain protein gives MADIINLLAGIAAQDPLDSLRDHRAQAKENAQLSFEALLEPADPAGVSFRDRYAVAAFTAGLLGAPRAEEFYRDLLRDEDESVSWAVAELLDEATAPAAPDSGPYGIFESAALAGENVPGPWFDASKETAERLGEKLVAGLAFTHLLVLHPRDSRPGHLALLLEAGWDEDDIVTLAQLVSFLNFQIRISTGLAALTAAAPTTGLSADESARSADEPGQSAGDADSGPTSARAEQALRAVGDRVKTYPSLNRPALFQQGGLGWVPWIAPVAEADLSEAQRHALIEAGRAKNPYFRLLARDPAALKARTLTDFDIFFNTTDGLGRAERELAATAASRLNGCLFCASVHADRATEESGRRDLVQRLLDEGIGSESRLGDAVWDAVVDASVALTLTPQTFGAKHVKALREAGLDDGDIIDALSCAAFFNWANRLMLSLGEPEVLK, from the coding sequence ATGGCCGATATCATCAACCTCCTCGCCGGAATCGCTGCGCAGGATCCCCTCGACAGCTTGCGCGACCACCGTGCGCAGGCCAAGGAGAATGCGCAGCTGAGCTTCGAAGCACTGCTCGAACCCGCTGATCCTGCCGGAGTGAGTTTCCGCGACCGCTACGCAGTCGCCGCCTTCACCGCAGGCCTGCTCGGTGCTCCGCGCGCCGAAGAGTTCTACCGCGACCTGCTGCGCGACGAAGACGAATCCGTGTCCTGGGCTGTCGCCGAACTCCTCGACGAGGCGACAGCACCCGCGGCCCCAGATTCCGGTCCCTACGGGATCTTCGAGTCCGCGGCTCTGGCCGGCGAGAACGTTCCCGGACCCTGGTTCGACGCCTCGAAGGAGACGGCAGAGCGCCTCGGCGAGAAGCTCGTGGCCGGACTCGCGTTCACGCATCTGCTCGTGCTCCATCCGCGCGACAGCCGCCCCGGTCATCTGGCGCTGCTGCTCGAAGCGGGATGGGACGAGGACGACATCGTCACCCTTGCCCAACTCGTATCGTTCCTCAATTTCCAGATCCGCATCAGCACGGGTCTCGCCGCGCTCACCGCGGCGGCACCGACGACGGGCCTGTCCGCGGATGAGTCCGCTCGGTCCGCGGACGAACCCGGTCAGTCCGCGGGCGACGCGGACTCCGGCCCCACCTCGGCGAGAGCGGAACAGGCACTGCGAGCCGTCGGGGATCGGGTGAAGACGTATCCGAGCCTCAACCGCCCCGCGCTGTTCCAGCAGGGCGGACTCGGATGGGTGCCGTGGATCGCGCCCGTCGCCGAGGCGGACCTCAGCGAGGCCCAACGGCATGCGCTCATCGAGGCGGGACGAGCGAAGAACCCCTACTTCCGGCTGCTCGCACGCGATCCCGCCGCGCTCAAGGCTCGGACCCTGACAGACTTCGACATCTTCTTCAACACCACCGACGGGCTCGGCCGGGCCGAACGCGAACTCGCGGCGACAGCGGCCTCCCGCCTCAACGGGTGCCTGTTCTGCGCCTCGGTCCACGCCGACCGGGCCACCGAGGAATCCGGCCGACGCGACCTCGTGCAGCGCCTCCTCGACGAGGGCATCGGCTCAGAGTCCCGCCTCGGCGATGCGGTGTGGGACGCCGTCGTCGACGCCTCGGTCGCGCTCACCTTGACCCCGCAGACCTTCGGAGCCAAGCATGTGAAGGCGCTGCGGGAGGCCGGTCTGGATGACGGGGACATCATCGACGCCCTCAGCTGTGCCGCCTTCTTCAACTGGGCGAACCGGCTCATGCTCTCGCTCGGCGAACCCGAAGTGCTGAAGTAG
- a CDS encoding MFS transporter, giving the protein MVDKGPKRNSAAALAVGIVVVEFAAAVSRFVASTLLPVIAPDLEARGQLALLLAGSSLGLFVAIPLTGPALRKWGARGTLGVGVAGYLVGLIVSATALVGWVFAVGQFISGSAGGLLALFGFSAAIKHLDDSTRARVIAISASMWILPALIGPVATLGMEHLIGWRWALLVPVPAVLLGRLLIVRAVKDDDLGPTSKRPIGRMLLIPIGAAGVMFGAEHLVISMFGVAVSAVGLLAVMPRGTMRLNRGVPSALIAMLLFGLGYFGADSLITILLTDGFGVSLGKAAIVLSAAPIAWGLTSLIQAGLGFGGSSPLLPQIGLALAGISVLTLAIGLEYWPSYSLAIVAWALSGVGVGLAYPPLYVLASKPQADGVGPSELAVAVVTAEDFGGLMGRAVGGAISSFGGDSGLTVAYALFAASLIGAVAVTGRTKTAS; this is encoded by the coding sequence CGCGATTCGTCGCTTCGACTCTGCTCCCGGTGATCGCCCCGGATCTCGAAGCACGTGGACAGCTGGCACTGCTGCTCGCAGGTTCCAGCTTGGGGCTGTTCGTTGCGATACCTCTGACCGGACCGGCATTGCGAAAGTGGGGAGCGAGAGGAACTCTCGGCGTCGGGGTTGCAGGATATCTTGTCGGCTTGATCGTCTCAGCGACAGCGCTGGTGGGGTGGGTTTTCGCCGTTGGTCAATTCATCAGCGGCTCGGCTGGGGGACTGCTTGCTCTGTTCGGTTTCAGCGCCGCAATCAAACATCTCGATGACTCAACACGAGCGAGAGTCATCGCCATCTCCGCATCGATGTGGATTCTTCCTGCCCTGATCGGACCTGTGGCCACCCTGGGGATGGAACATCTGATCGGATGGCGGTGGGCATTGTTGGTTCCGGTCCCAGCTGTTCTGCTTGGTCGGCTGCTGATCGTCAGGGCGGTGAAGGATGATGATCTGGGGCCAACCTCGAAACGACCTATCGGACGGATGCTGCTGATTCCCATCGGTGCGGCCGGCGTGATGTTTGGTGCTGAACATCTGGTGATTTCAATGTTCGGAGTCGCCGTGTCTGCAGTCGGCCTGCTAGCGGTCATGCCTCGCGGAACCATGCGACTGAACCGGGGAGTGCCCTCAGCATTGATCGCCATGTTGCTGTTCGGACTGGGGTACTTCGGTGCAGACAGTCTCATTACCATTCTGCTGACGGACGGTTTCGGTGTGAGTTTGGGCAAGGCTGCCATCGTGCTCAGTGCGGCGCCGATCGCCTGGGGGCTGACCAGTCTGATCCAAGCCGGTTTAGGGTTCGGCGGCAGTTCTCCCTTGTTGCCGCAGATTGGTTTGGCGCTCGCCGGAATTTCGGTGCTCACCCTGGCAATCGGCCTCGAATACTGGCCCTCGTATTCCTTGGCTATTGTTGCATGGGCACTCTCCGGGGTGGGAGTGGGACTGGCGTACCCACCTCTGTACGTGTTGGCCAGTAAGCCTCAGGCGGACGGAGTGGGGCCGAGCGAGCTCGCCGTCGCAGTAGTCACCGCCGAAGACTTCGGGGGATTGATGGGAAGGGCAGTAGGCGGTGCAATCAGTTCATTTGGCGGCGATTCTGGCCTCACTGTTGCCTACGCTCTGTTTGCGGCTTCTCTTATTGGGGCAGTTGCAGTGACAGGGCGGACCAAGACCGCGTCCTGA
- a CDS encoding GNAT family N-acetyltransferase has protein sequence MFDDEAVGHCCLWLKDYAHGRASAGYAIAPSSRKRGYAADALIALTEFAWTLPGLSRVELFIEPGNTGSLRTADRAAYVRERVLAEHQEIGGIRRDMVLFTAVRPTS, from the coding sequence ATTTTCGACGATGAGGCAGTCGGCCATTGCTGCCTGTGGCTCAAGGACTACGCCCACGGCCGGGCCAGTGCAGGTTATGCGATCGCGCCCTCGTCGCGAAAACGCGGATACGCCGCTGATGCTCTCATCGCACTGACGGAATTCGCCTGGACGCTGCCCGGGTTGAGTCGAGTCGAACTCTTCATCGAACCGGGAAACACCGGATCTCTGCGGACCGCTGACAGAGCAGCATATGTACGTGAACGAGTGCTCGCCGAACATCAGGAGATCGGCGGCATCCGACGAGACATGGTGCTCTTCACGGCCGTTCGGCCAACCAGTTGA
- a CDS encoding DUF779 domain-containing protein — protein MSDLAETAALESTPMIEGEEKSRVAMTQATVDLLTSLVDKHGQLMFHQSGGCCDGSSPMCFPEGDFLTSEADVLLGHFELPVDDSEKAGLDFWMSVEQFEYWKHTHLTIDVVPGRGSGFSVESPTGNRFIIRSTLMDVA, from the coding sequence ATGAGTGATTTAGCCGAAACAGCCGCTCTCGAATCGACACCGATGATCGAGGGCGAAGAGAAATCGCGGGTGGCGATGACTCAGGCCACCGTCGACCTGCTGACAAGCCTCGTCGACAAGCACGGACAGCTCATGTTCCACCAGTCCGGCGGCTGCTGTGACGGCTCGTCGCCGATGTGCTTCCCCGAAGGCGACTTCCTCACTTCGGAGGCCGACGTGCTGCTCGGACACTTCGAACTGCCCGTCGACGATTCAGAGAAGGCCGGTCTGGACTTCTGGATGTCGGTCGAGCAGTTCGAGTATTGGAAGCACACGCATCTGACCATCGATGTGGTTCCGGGCCGGGGCAGCGGCTTCAGCGTCGAATCACCGACGGGCAACCGCTTCATCATCCGCTCGACGCTCATGGACGTCGCCTGA
- a CDS encoding dipeptide ABC transporter ATP-binding protein gives MTASSLLRIDGLSVEYTHRGGASVPAVSELDLAVRPGSMTAVVGESGSGKSTTANAVIGLLPSSAQVTAGQIRLGELDLASLGTSGWRGVRGAQIGYVPQDPGSSLNPLQTVGRSVAEALRIHRRANRTEARAQVIELLERVGIDQPEKRADQFPHELSGGMRQRVLIAAAIALRPRLLIADEPTSALDVTVQKQVLDLLDELRAETGMGILFITHDLAVAGERADEVVVMQGGRIVESGPAGRIFSHPATDYTSRLISDAPALQTKTRAPRAEAAGDSTDPFVSVEALTHIFDRAGDQITGIEGVDFTVSRGTTHGLVGESGSGKTTTGKALTGFLTPQSGKVRIGDFDAAELGRGRPSRQQLREFRRTVQLVHQNPFSALDPKHSIRSTLTEPLRNFRLGDRASRPRLVAEAMDRVALPNDFLDRRPAELSGGQLQRVAIARALIVEPELVVFDEAVSALDVTVQAQILTLLDQLQSELGLTYVFITHDLAVVRQIADTVSVMSRGHLVDDGETEEIFTHPRSAYTRTLLEAIPRPATLSPDTAPANSRPATPTLLTAAAES, from the coding sequence ATGACCGCGTCCTCGCTGCTGCGCATCGACGGCCTCTCCGTTGAATACACTCACCGAGGCGGCGCGTCCGTGCCCGCCGTGAGCGAGCTCGACCTCGCGGTCCGCCCCGGTTCGATGACCGCCGTGGTCGGCGAATCCGGGTCGGGGAAGTCGACGACGGCGAACGCCGTCATCGGTCTCCTCCCTTCATCCGCGCAGGTCACGGCCGGGCAGATCCGCCTCGGCGAACTCGATCTCGCGTCCTTGGGGACCTCGGGGTGGCGCGGTGTGCGCGGTGCTCAGATCGGCTATGTCCCGCAGGACCCGGGATCATCGCTCAACCCGCTGCAGACCGTGGGCAGATCCGTCGCCGAGGCGCTGCGCATCCATCGTCGCGCGAACCGCACCGAGGCTCGCGCCCAGGTCATCGAGCTTCTGGAGAGGGTCGGCATCGACCAGCCGGAGAAGCGGGCCGACCAGTTCCCGCACGAGCTCTCCGGCGGAATGCGGCAGCGGGTGCTCATCGCCGCGGCCATCGCGCTGCGTCCGCGCCTGCTCATCGCCGACGAACCGACCTCCGCACTCGACGTGACCGTGCAGAAGCAGGTCCTCGACCTCCTCGACGAACTGCGCGCCGAGACCGGGATGGGCATCCTCTTCATCACCCACGACCTCGCTGTGGCCGGCGAGCGCGCCGACGAGGTCGTGGTCATGCAGGGCGGACGCATCGTCGAATCGGGTCCGGCCGGCCGCATCTTCTCCCATCCGGCCACCGACTACACCTCCCGCCTCATCTCCGACGCCCCCGCGCTGCAGACGAAGACGCGTGCTCCCCGCGCCGAGGCGGCCGGAGACTCCACAGATCCGTTCGTCTCCGTCGAGGCCCTCACCCACATCTTCGACCGCGCCGGGGATCAGATCACGGGTATCGAGGGTGTCGACTTCACCGTGTCGCGCGGGACCACTCACGGCCTCGTCGGCGAATCGGGTTCGGGCAAGACGACGACGGGCAAGGCGCTGACCGGCTTCCTCACACCTCAGTCCGGGAAGGTGCGCATCGGTGATTTCGATGCCGCTGAACTCGGCCGCGGTCGTCCGTCCCGACAGCAGCTGCGAGAGTTCCGCCGCACAGTCCAGCTCGTGCATCAGAACCCCTTCTCCGCACTCGATCCCAAGCATTCGATCCGCTCGACCCTGACCGAACCGCTGCGCAACTTCCGCCTCGGCGACCGGGCCTCCCGCCCGCGGCTCGTCGCCGAAGCAATGGATCGGGTGGCGCTGCCGAACGATTTCCTCGACCGACGACCGGCCGAACTCTCCGGCGGGCAGCTGCAGCGGGTCGCGATCGCCCGTGCCCTCATCGTCGAACCCGAACTCGTTGTCTTCGACGAAGCGGTCTCAGCCCTCGACGTGACCGTGCAGGCGCAGATCCTGACCCTGCTCGACCAGCTGCAGTCAGAACTCGGACTGACCTATGTCTTCATCACCCACGACCTCGCCGTCGTCCGCCAGATCGCTGATACGGTGTCGGTGATGTCGCGCGGGCACCTGGTGGATGACGGTGAGACCGAAGAGATCTTCACCCACCCCCGCTCTGCCTATACGCGCACCCTGCTCGAGGCGATTCCCCGTCCCGCGACGCTGTCGCCGGATACCGCGCCTGCGAACAGTCGACCAGCCACTCCGACCCTGCTCACCGCAGCAGCAGAAAGCTGA
- a CDS encoding putative FMN-dependent luciferase-like monooxygenase, which produces MTSPATGSQATVSQTTGPKLGFFTRLLEDAPAAQRYRFALEQIEAAEEFGFHSAWVAQHHFSAAEGGLPSPLVFLSHAAARTRQISLGTAIITLPMENAVRVAEDAAVLDELSAGRLEIGLGSGGNPKSFPAFGTSFDDRREVFAENLATLRTLFTGEALPTDHRLYPAPDAGRPSLDRRLWQATFSSGGAGAAGAAGDGLMLSRTQPRPKDNPAARLDEVQLPVIDTYLSQLPSGAEPRILASRTAVVADAADLPQLREITEPALRAEADRLVGYDTSGLSLDELLDATDTFLGTPEQVSERLRHDRVLDRATDVSFQVHSVPASNETALRSIELLATEVAPALGFAVTTERVH; this is translated from the coding sequence ATGACCTCACCTGCCACCGGTTCTCAGGCCACCGTCTCTCAGACCACCGGGCCGAAGCTCGGATTCTTCACCCGTCTGCTCGAGGACGCCCCGGCAGCGCAGCGCTACCGCTTCGCCCTCGAACAGATCGAAGCTGCCGAGGAGTTCGGCTTCCATTCCGCCTGGGTCGCCCAACACCACTTCTCCGCCGCTGAGGGCGGGCTGCCCTCCCCGCTTGTCTTCCTCTCCCATGCCGCCGCCCGCACTCGGCAGATCAGCCTCGGCACCGCGATCATCACCTTGCCGATGGAGAACGCGGTGCGGGTGGCCGAGGACGCCGCCGTACTCGACGAGCTCTCCGCGGGTCGCCTCGAGATCGGACTGGGTTCGGGCGGCAACCCGAAGTCCTTCCCCGCCTTCGGCACGAGCTTCGATGACCGTCGGGAGGTCTTCGCCGAGAACCTCGCGACCCTGCGCACACTCTTCACCGGTGAGGCACTGCCCACCGACCACCGCCTCTACCCCGCTCCGGACGCTGGACGCCCGAGTCTTGACCGGCGTCTGTGGCAGGCGACGTTCTCCTCGGGCGGAGCCGGCGCGGCCGGTGCCGCCGGGGACGGACTCATGCTCTCCCGCACGCAGCCGCGTCCCAAGGACAACCCGGCGGCGCGTCTCGACGAGGTGCAGCTGCCGGTCATCGACACCTATCTCTCTCAGCTTCCGAGCGGAGCCGAGCCGCGCATCCTCGCTTCGCGGACCGCCGTGGTCGCCGATGCCGCAGACCTGCCGCAGCTGCGGGAGATCACGGAACCGGCGCTGCGGGCCGAGGCCGACCGCCTCGTCGGCTATGACACCTCCGGGCTCAGCCTCGACGAACTCCTCGACGCCACCGACACCTTTCTCGGCACGCCCGAACAGGTCAGCGAACGGCTGCGCCATGACCGGGTGCTCGACCGGGCCACGGACGTCAGCTTCCAAGTGCATTCGGTGCCGGCGAGCAACGAGACCGCTCTGCGGTCGATCGAACTGCTCGCCACCGAGGTGGCCCCGGCACTCGGGTTCGCCGTGACCACGGAGCGGGTGCACTGA
- a CDS encoding ABC transporter permease, translating to MSTVFTRGQDNRDQNASAQDTHTNGTGSKRARSGRIRAALTPATIASALVLLIAIAWALFPGLFTHFDPNDGGDTPALLAPSLEHPFGTDQTGRDAFTRVVYGASQSLLAALVAVGVGLIIGTTIGLIAGTRRGLVDDVLMRLVDVLLSIPAILLSLSIVVVLGFGTINAAIAVGVTAIAQFARLARSQAVQINTSDFVAAAYGSGGTFFSVLLRHILPNSISPVLSLAVLQVGSAILQISTLGFLGYGTPPPTPEWGLIIAEGRNFVATAWWLTVLPGFVVMAIVLATHQIGNTLRKVTS from the coding sequence ATGAGCACAGTCTTCACCCGCGGTCAGGACAATCGAGACCAGAACGCCAGCGCTCAGGACACCCACACGAACGGCACCGGCTCGAAGCGCGCACGCAGCGGCCGGATACGTGCCGCACTCACCCCTGCCACCATCGCCTCTGCCCTGGTCCTGCTCATCGCGATCGCCTGGGCGCTGTTCCCCGGCCTGTTCACCCATTTCGACCCCAATGACGGCGGGGACACTCCCGCCCTGCTGGCACCGAGCCTCGAACACCCCTTCGGCACCGATCAGACCGGTCGCGACGCCTTCACCCGCGTCGTCTACGGCGCCTCCCAGTCCCTGCTGGCGGCGCTCGTGGCCGTCGGCGTCGGCCTGATCATCGGCACTACGATCGGGCTCATCGCAGGCACCCGCCGCGGACTCGTCGACGATGTGCTCATGCGCCTCGTCGACGTGCTGCTGTCCATTCCCGCGATCCTGCTCAGCCTCTCGATCGTCGTCGTCCTGGGCTTCGGCACGATCAATGCGGCCATCGCCGTCGGAGTCACGGCCATCGCCCAGTTCGCCCGCCTCGCCAGGTCACAGGCGGTGCAGATCAATACGAGCGACTTCGTGGCCGCGGCCTACGGTTCCGGCGGCACCTTCTTCTCCGTCCTTCTCCGCCACATCCTCCCGAACTCGATCTCACCCGTGCTGTCCCTGGCGGTCCTCCAGGTCGGTTCGGCGATCCTGCAGATCTCGACGCTCGGATTCCTCGGCTACGGCACCCCGCCGCCCACTCCCGAATGGGGCCTCATCATCGCCGAGGGCCGCAACTTCGTGGCCACCGCATGGTGGCTGACCGTGCTGCCCGGCTTCGTGGTCATGGCCATCGTGCTCGCCACCCACCAGATCGGCAACACCCTGCGAAAGGTGACATCATGA